The Bombus vancouverensis nearcticus chromosome 3, iyBomVanc1_principal, whole genome shotgun sequence genomic sequence GTAAAAATCGAGCAATATTTGTTGCATTTCCAAGTCATTCGGCCTCGAAACGTTTGAAATTCTAGTATCAAGCACAAGAAATGCATCATCTCCATGGCTTACCCCTAATCCATCCGGTAAATTTAAGAGAAAAATATTAACTTAATAAATACTAGTAAGGTTTAAGCTCagaaatatatagtataataatatgaagttttaataatattaaattttactaaTACCATAATCTCGAGATTATAAAGTAACTTACCAAAGTTCTTGGTAGAACCACCACTCACAATTTCACTAAAACTATGCATAGATCTGTAACTGTAGTAATAAGTCCACACCGGACTTTTATTAATTTTCGCGTGCAAAATGACAGCTTTCTGCAAATCAACGCCGAACATCCGATCACCTATCATATGTGTCACCGACAATGATGTGTTACTGTCAATAGGTTTAGATCCCAAATAATACTTCCTAATTTTTTCCGCAACCTCTTTGTGTTGATTAAGAGGAAGAGTATCGTTATAGTCAAGCAAATATGGTGCAATATTATCCCAGTCATCGTTCAACTGCTTCAACAGTTGATCATTACCAACAAATGCTACTCGAACAAAACTATGTATTTTACATGGCAGTACACATAGAATTAATACTATTATTGCATAAAATCAGACCTGCAGAGATGAATAATCCTTCTTCGCTAACTACTCCAGAAATCCAGGGAGCATCGTATGCTTCGCCACTAACGATAATATCGATTGGCGAACGAGTGATAAAAGGGTTGGGTCCATATTTGTCAACAACTGGTCCAAAAGGTACATAAAGATTCTGTGACTAAGATTCGAaacttatatgaaaataaatataattgtaattgtacAATATCAAGACGAAAAAATAGTAACAATTCACCAGTTCGCCAGTAACTTGCGATATAATTCGCGCAGGGCGAGTTTGAAGACAATCGATCATTTCTTTTGTATTGCGTGTTGGACATCCTAAGGTAGCTGCGAATCTTCTAGCCTTGTCAGGAGCATATTTTGTCTGTGCCCAAGGAGTGAGTGCCACGCCACTTATCGATATTCCTcctatataaaatataagatataaaatatacaatataaaatataaaatttctcttGTATTAACTCAACAATAACATAAAGAAAAATAACCACATACTTTGGAAAAGACCAGTACTTAAGCGTGACAAATAATGATAATGGACGCTGGCAGCACCTGCACTCAAACCAAAAATACTTATTTGGTTCGGATCGCCACCGAAATTTCTAATATGATTATACACCCAACGCAAAGCCACGTTCTGATCTTTCAATCCCATATTTCCAGGTACTACACTGTCACCGGTACTGAGAAAGCCTTAAACAAACATATTTTCTAGATCTTGTTATAAGTATAACGTGTAAATACTTTTAGCTTTTCGTGATCGAAAGGTCTACCAATTTGAGTAAACCAacaaaatcaattaaaaatcaagcggcttttaaatttattaaattaattaaatctttTAAATTAGTTGTCAACTAGTACTATTAATACTAAATTTTTTGAATAAAACCTTTCCATTATTGTTTTTACCGAAGGATGCTAGACGATAATTAAACGTGACCAGGATAACATCACGGTCCATTACAAGCGTTTCGTTAACTTCGTTTCCGCTACCAAACTGATAAGCTCCTCCGTGAATCCAAAACATCACTGGTAACAAGGATTCATTGCCATTCCTAAACGGTctataaatattcatatataaGCAATCCTCACATCCCGTAACTTTGTCTCCATTTTGAGGGGTAGATAATATAACATATTGGGTGCAAACAGAACCTTTCTCCACGGCGGGTAACTCATTTATCCATTCTTGCACTGGCTGCGGTGGCTGTAATTTCACAATATTCTATTTAAGTATTGCGTTTCGTTAATCAAAAGGATTTTAGTTTCTTGACATAATCTTCCACGATTGTTCTACGTACTTTGAACCTAAGTTTTCCAACGGGCGGTTGCGCATAGGGAATACCTTCGTACGCCTCGTATTTCCTACCATGTCGAGAAACCTTATAATATCCGCGTATGTCCCCGAGAGACGTCCTGACTCTGGGTATCCGCTCATTCTGCCACGAAAAGTTCACAAATCCCAGCAGGAGCAAAGCGATAACTGATAGTTCCATTGTGTTCCTTTTGAAGTTACGTACATATCTGATCGGTAGCAAGCGTTTATAACCTCCACACAACTGCCGATAAGCATATGAAAATGcactttttaaattaacgatatGTTTTTACCGATTTACCAATATGTAAAGCATGTACatgaataaatgtataaatagtatagtatagtagtaTATCtctaatatatagtatattttttactaaaatatAGTATCAAAATGTATTATACATAAATTGAAGAATGATTGAGCAATTACCGATAAATGATTGAAACATTGTTCTGCCGTGATGCACAAGCTAAGAAATAAATACCGCGGATACATAATCTTTAATAAAGCGAGCAT encodes the following:
- the LOC117165823 gene encoding carboxylic ester hydrolase; this translates as MELSVIALLLLGFVNFSWQNERIPRVRTSLGDIRGYYKVSRHGRKYEAYEGIPYAQPPVGKLRFKPPQPVQEWINELPAVEKGSVCTQYVILSTPQNGDKVTGCEDCLYMNIYRPFRNGNESLLPVMFWIHGGAYQFGSGNEVNETLVMDRDVILVTFNYRLASFGFLSTGDSVVPGNMGLKDQNVALRWVYNHIRNFGGDPNQISIFGLSAGAASVHYHYLSRLSTGLFQRGISISGVALTPWAQTKYAPDKARRFAATLGCPTRNTKEMIDCLQTRPARIISQVTGELSQNLYVPFGPVVDKYGPNPFITRSPIDIIVSGEAYDAPWISGVVSEEGLFISAAFVGNDQLLKQLNDDWDNIAPYLLDYNDTLPLNQHKEVAEKIRKYYLGSKPIDSNTSLSVTHMIGDRMFGVDLQKAVILHAKINKSPVWTYYYSYRSMHSFSEIVSGGSTKNFGVSHGDDAFLVLDTRISNVSRPNDLEMQQILLDFYTSFAIEGKPRAGNVQWQTLDPNEKEFQYLHIANPRNIKMETSNDFANINFWNTIDFNENKISGQE